In a genomic window of Methanosarcina horonobensis HB-1 = JCM 15518:
- a CDS encoding ferritin family protein, which yields MLSKIPINLKNVAEEDLDKEILRAGIIAELDAINLYEQMAALTENENIRDVLMDVAKEEKTHIGEFQALLLRFDTQQKQELEAGGKEAEELSK from the coding sequence TTGTTATCTAAAATTCCGATAAATCTTAAGAACGTAGCTGAAGAAGACCTGGATAAGGAAATTCTCAGAGCCGGAATTATTGCCGAGCTTGATGCTATAAACCTTTACGAACAGATGGCTGCCCTTACTGAAAACGAGAACATAAGAGATGTCTTGATGGATGTGGCAAAAGAAGAAAAAACACATATTGGGGAGTTTCAGGCGCTTTTACTCCGGTTCGATACCCAGCAAAAACAGGAGCTTGAAGCAGGAGGGAAAGAGGCAGAGGAGCTGTCCAAATAA
- the mtbC gene encoding dimethylamine corrinoid protein MtbC, which produces MATREELTQELSDAVISCKKDAVLAAVEKAKQVMEPAEIIEKGLAAGMNQVGILFERGKLFLPHVMMAADAMTAGVKVLEADLPAGSETKKLGVIVNGTVEGDVHDIGKSIVSTMLQSAGFEVHDIGRDVPIKDFVKKAKEVNANMIGLSALMTTTLPGQREVIELLKEEGLRNRIKVMVGGAPATQAWADKIGADCYAENASEAVAKAKELLVGK; this is translated from the coding sequence ATGGCAACCAGAGAAGAACTTACCCAGGAGCTTTCGGACGCGGTAATCTCCTGTAAAAAAGATGCGGTACTCGCTGCAGTTGAAAAAGCAAAGCAGGTTATGGAACCTGCAGAAATAATCGAAAAAGGGCTTGCTGCCGGCATGAACCAGGTAGGAATTCTTTTTGAGAGAGGGAAACTTTTTCTGCCTCATGTAATGATGGCTGCCGATGCCATGACAGCAGGAGTCAAAGTCCTTGAAGCTGATCTCCCTGCCGGGAGCGAAACCAAGAAGCTCGGAGTAATTGTAAATGGAACCGTCGAGGGAGATGTGCACGACATAGGCAAGTCAATTGTATCTACAATGCTCCAGTCTGCCGGTTTTGAAGTCCACGATATAGGTAGGGACGTCCCTATAAAAGATTTTGTTAAAAAAGCAAAAGAAGTCAATGCGAACATGATAGGGCTTTCTGCACTTATGACCACCACGCTTCCGGGGCAGAGAGAGGTTATCGAACTTCTCAAAGAAGAAGGGCTGCGCAACCGTATCAAGGTCATGGTGGGTGGTGCCCCTGCAACCCAGGCATGGGCTGACAAAATAGGCGCGGACTGTTATGCAGAAAACGCAAGTGAAGCTGTTGCAAAAGCAAAAGAACTGCTGGTAGGGAAGTGA
- a CDS encoding sensor histidine kinase has translation MNVSDKTLIIICLIFAFLIAISGAASRTILLSGYLDLEEQDINEKLELVESSFASEISRISSLNHEWASWDKTFEFMESGNPAYINSYLTDEIFSEAGINLVLYVSNSEEIVYEKAIDPETGEPLQMPSELLKMVNEDKSLLARHPGDQKNGLVRTENGPLIVSSRPILTSKDSGPVMGTLIMGRYVDNALLNKITSIPGIRITLGDIRDFEPGSTSYFEDRLLFQDPDIEVYEQHSIEIIDEKWIAGYVIIKDFEEEPGILIKVNSPRTLYAQGKRNLIFFIIIFCLACIIVAIATNYLLKRLIISNLTEIESFVTDIRKENNLSKRLEIKGGDEFIRLSKGINSMLQDLEFSQKEVMHREGEKHALLNSLREVLIYLDSDLRIVWTNSKVGEYFGENAEAITGQTHHELWGDKSSLLAPFVRKALKNGKNQSFEINVRDKDSWAGETWSVTIGSVRDKEGKLIGAVESILDITEVKKSEEKMLQAKILAENANRSKSEFLSNMSHELRTPLNSVIGFADLLREESFGPLNEKQRKFIDNISTSGKHLLRLINEILDLSKIEAGKMEFKCMEFSVKEKFDEVRNILFPVFSKKKIKVEFEIEEGITTIYSDEGKFVQILYNLVSNAIKFTEESGRVRVSARKTEDMLQLSVKDTGIGITEEDLMRIFHPFVQVDSFSTRKHEGTGLGLALVDQMVKLMDGEIHVFSQPGIGSEFICMIPLIGHDREQKRL, from the coding sequence ATGAATGTTAGTGACAAAACCTTAATCATAATTTGCCTTATCTTTGCCTTCCTCATTGCTATTTCCGGAGCCGCCTCCAGGACTATCCTGCTGTCAGGCTACCTGGACCTTGAAGAGCAGGATATCAATGAAAAGCTTGAGCTCGTAGAAAGCAGCTTCGCGAGTGAAATTTCAAGAATATCTTCTCTTAACCACGAATGGGCTTCCTGGGATAAAACCTTCGAGTTTATGGAAAGCGGAAACCCGGCATATATAAATTCCTATCTTACGGATGAGATCTTTTCCGAAGCCGGGATCAATCTTGTGCTCTATGTAAGTAATTCAGAAGAAATTGTTTATGAAAAAGCCATAGACCCGGAAACAGGAGAACCGCTTCAAATGCCCTCTGAGCTCCTGAAGATGGTCAACGAAGACAAGAGCCTGCTTGCCCGACATCCAGGAGATCAGAAAAACGGGCTGGTCCGGACAGAAAACGGCCCCCTTATTGTCAGTTCCAGGCCCATACTTACGAGTAAGGACTCCGGGCCGGTTATGGGAACCCTTATTATGGGCAGGTATGTCGATAATGCCCTTTTGAATAAGATTACGAGCATTCCGGGAATCCGGATCACTCTGGGAGATATCAGGGATTTTGAACCCGGGTCCACTTCTTACTTTGAAGACAGGCTTCTTTTTCAGGACCCGGACATTGAGGTATACGAACAGCACAGCATAGAGATAATAGACGAAAAATGGATTGCAGGCTATGTCATTATAAAAGACTTTGAAGAAGAGCCCGGAATCCTGATAAAGGTAAATTCCCCAAGGACCCTTTATGCCCAGGGAAAGCGCAACCTGATTTTCTTCATTATCATCTTCTGCCTAGCGTGCATAATCGTGGCAATTGCAACAAATTATCTGCTCAAACGTCTCATAATCTCCAACCTCACAGAAATTGAAAGCTTCGTTACTGACATAAGGAAAGAAAACAACCTTTCAAAAAGGCTTGAAATCAAGGGAGGAGACGAGTTTATCCGGCTTTCCAAGGGAATAAACAGCATGCTTCAGGACTTGGAGTTTTCCCAGAAAGAGGTTATGCACAGGGAAGGTGAAAAGCATGCCCTTCTGAACTCCCTGAGGGAAGTGCTCATTTACCTTGACTCCGATCTAAGGATTGTCTGGACAAACAGCAAAGTAGGCGAATATTTCGGAGAGAATGCTGAGGCGATTACAGGCCAGACACACCACGAGCTCTGGGGCGATAAAAGCTCTCTTCTGGCCCCATTTGTTAGAAAAGCCCTGAAAAACGGAAAAAACCAGTCCTTTGAGATCAATGTAAGAGATAAAGACAGCTGGGCAGGGGAGACCTGGTCCGTAACTATAGGTTCGGTGAGGGACAAAGAAGGAAAGCTTATCGGAGCCGTAGAGTCGATACTGGACATTACGGAAGTCAAGAAGTCCGAAGAAAAAATGCTCCAGGCAAAAATCCTGGCCGAAAATGCAAACCGAAGCAAGAGTGAGTTCCTATCGAACATGAGTCACGAACTCCGGACTCCCCTCAATTCCGTAATCGGTTTTGCAGACCTCCTGAGAGAGGAGAGTTTTGGCCCCCTCAATGAAAAGCAGAGGAAGTTCATAGACAACATTTCTACCAGCGGAAAACATCTCCTCAGGTTAATAAACGAGATTCTAGACCTCTCGAAAATCGAAGCAGGGAAAATGGAGTTCAAATGCATGGAATTCTCCGTTAAGGAAAAATTTGACGAAGTCAGAAACATTCTTTTCCCGGTTTTTTCAAAGAAGAAAATAAAGGTAGAGTTCGAAATAGAAGAGGGAATTACAACCATCTATTCTGATGAGGGGAAATTTGTACAAATTCTCTATAACCTGGTAAGTAATGCGATCAAGTTCACAGAGGAAAGCGGCCGGGTCAGGGTGAGTGCAAGAAAAACTGAAGACATGCTCCAGCTCTCCGTTAAGGACACGGGAATTGGAATTACCGAAGAGGATCTTATGAGAATTTTCCATCCGTTTGTGCAGGTGGACTCTTTCTCCACCAGAAAACATGAAGGTACTGGACTCGGGCTTGCCCTTGTGGACCAGATGGTGAAACTAATGGACGGGGAAATCCACGTCTTCAGCCAGCCCGGGATAGGCAGCGAATTTATCTGTATGATTCCCCTTATAGGTCACGATCGGGAACAAAAGAGACTTTGA
- a CDS encoding helix-turn-helix transcriptional regulator, producing the protein MEDSLLDLIFLSEKRKNTLLLLLEGPRDINTIKKTLKASATSVQPQIKMLKEKHLVVQDKDVYRLSEIGKIIAEKMKPLLDTLSVLEENVDYWADRDVSKIPPFLLRRIGELGHCMTVEPQIEHMFEMIPEYVKNAEKSKRFETLISYFHPLFPSFYLGLAQKGTSVSLILPESILKRWVEEEYREQTRQFLEMENTRLMVCKDCEKNPTIVAADNFMGIALFPKEGIFDRKFVICFEPGALSWGKELYDYYEQNSEQIENIDIYINTP; encoded by the coding sequence ATGGAAGACTCTCTACTTGACCTGATTTTCCTGTCCGAAAAAAGAAAGAATACACTTCTTCTTTTGCTTGAGGGACCAAGAGACATCAATACAATTAAAAAAACACTTAAAGCAAGTGCAACCTCAGTCCAGCCTCAGATAAAAATGCTAAAGGAAAAACACCTTGTAGTCCAGGATAAGGATGTCTACAGGCTCAGTGAGATAGGAAAAATTATAGCCGAAAAAATGAAACCTCTGCTGGATACTCTTTCCGTACTTGAAGAAAACGTAGATTACTGGGCTGACAGAGATGTAAGTAAAATTCCGCCCTTTCTTCTTCGCCGCATAGGGGAACTTGGACACTGCATGACAGTCGAGCCTCAGATAGAACATATGTTTGAAATGATTCCTGAATACGTAAAAAATGCTGAAAAATCTAAAAGGTTCGAGACTCTCATTTCTTACTTCCATCCTCTTTTTCCTTCCTTTTATCTCGGACTTGCACAGAAGGGTACATCGGTATCTCTAATCCTTCCCGAGTCAATCCTTAAAAGGTGGGTTGAAGAAGAGTACAGAGAACAAACCAGGCAGTTTCTTGAAATGGAAAACACCAGACTTATGGTCTGCAAAGACTGTGAAAAGAATCCTACCATTGTGGCGGCAGACAATTTCATGGGAATAGCTCTTTTTCCAAAAGAGGGCATCTTTGACCGAAAGTTTGTGATATGTTTTGAGCCCGGTGCTCTTTCATGGGGCAAAGAACTCTATGACTATTACGAACAGAACTCGGAGCAGATTGAAAACATTGACATTTACATAAATACCCCGTAA
- a CDS encoding AI-2E family transporter codes for MERQVRPALALLLIIVLSMVIIYAVLPYINYFFGSFILFVIFKPLYYFFLKKTRFNRQISAFLVMIISIFLILIPLYFLLSMVITEIQLILTDQEAIMASIQSGSQIFSSILSRFDISDGTFQANLEERTMYLFLEAINYLSVLILGSIQNISRPVIGFLLMYFLFYYLLTGEDSDFMHSVFVAIPFNTKNTIILRNEFRNIVRTTLIASGAIAIIEGGILIISFIIFGIQGAFLWGTIAAVLSFLPVVGTPLIWVPATIIQVLQQDYTAAVGIFVTGIFLNITDNSFLRPVIQKKVGEIHPFQSLLGIVIGVSLFGLVGIIIGPLLLAYFYLMVKMFSEEYLPEKD; via the coding sequence ATGGAAAGGCAGGTTAGACCGGCACTGGCTCTTCTTCTCATCATCGTCCTCAGTATGGTTATTATTTATGCAGTTCTTCCTTACATAAACTATTTTTTTGGAAGTTTTATTCTCTTTGTTATTTTCAAGCCTCTTTACTATTTTTTTCTGAAAAAAACCCGATTTAACAGGCAGATCTCGGCATTTTTGGTAATGATAATTTCCATATTTCTTATACTGATCCCCCTCTATTTTCTTTTGAGCATGGTCATCACCGAAATCCAGCTAATCTTAACGGATCAGGAAGCTATTATGGCCTCTATCCAGTCCGGAAGCCAGATCTTTAGCAGTATTCTCTCAAGGTTTGATATCTCTGACGGTACCTTTCAGGCAAACCTGGAAGAGAGAACAATGTACCTGTTCTTGGAAGCCATAAATTATCTGAGCGTGCTTATCCTGGGTTCTATTCAAAACATAAGTAGGCCTGTCATTGGTTTTCTTCTAATGTACTTTCTTTTCTATTATCTTTTAACAGGAGAGGATTCGGATTTTATGCACAGCGTCTTTGTGGCAATCCCTTTCAATACAAAGAACACGATTATCCTCCGGAATGAGTTCAGGAACATTGTCCGCACAACTCTTATTGCCAGCGGTGCGATTGCTATTATCGAAGGCGGGATCCTGATCATCTCCTTTATTATTTTTGGAATACAGGGAGCTTTCCTCTGGGGAACCATTGCGGCAGTCCTGTCTTTCCTGCCCGTAGTCGGAACGCCTTTGATATGGGTCCCTGCAACAATCATTCAGGTGCTCCAGCAGGATTATACTGCAGCAGTAGGCATCTTTGTGACAGGTATTTTCCTGAATATAACCGACAATAGCTTTCTCAGGCCCGTTATCCAGAAAAAAGTAGGAGAAATCCATCCTTTTCAGTCTCTGCTCGGGATCGTTATAGGAGTCTCACTCTTCGGACTTGTAGGAATTATTATCGGTCCCCTTCTCCTGGCTTACTTTTACCTCATGGTAAAGATGTTTTCGGAAGAATATCTTCCGGAAAAAGATTGA
- a CDS encoding PQQ-dependent sugar dehydrogenase — MKGTRIILGFFALAVLIFSAYVVLRTVPIDDCGENGTGLACIELPPGFSIDYYAENVEGARSMALSPNGTLFVGSRGEGRVYAVLDKDRDNKADDVIVLAEGLNMPNGVAFRNGSLYVAEISRVIRYDDIEARLENPPEPVVVNDNFPSDRSHGWKYIKFGPDGKLYVPVGMPCNICNPEDERYGTIMQMEPDGSQLEIFARGIRNTVGFAWHPETEELWFTDNGRDWLGDDLPPDELNRAPEPGMNFGFPYCHGEDIPDPEFGELRNCSEFTPPEVELGPHVAALGMTFYTGTMFPEEYRNQIFIAEHGSWNRKIPIGYRVTLVRLENGTPVSYEPFAYGWLQGFADWGRPVDVLVMPDGALLVSDDSNNAIYRISYS; from the coding sequence ATGAAAGGAACAAGGATAATACTTGGCTTTTTTGCTCTTGCTGTTCTTATTTTTTCAGCTTATGTCGTCCTGAGGACCGTACCCATTGATGACTGTGGGGAAAACGGGACAGGTCTTGCCTGTATCGAGCTTCCGCCGGGTTTTTCTATTGATTATTATGCCGAAAATGTTGAAGGTGCAAGATCTATGGCTCTCAGTCCAAATGGGACGCTTTTTGTCGGAAGCCGGGGTGAGGGAAGAGTCTATGCTGTACTTGACAAGGATAGAGACAATAAAGCTGATGATGTAATTGTGCTTGCCGAAGGCTTGAATATGCCTAATGGGGTGGCATTCAGGAACGGTTCCCTGTATGTAGCCGAGATTTCAAGGGTGATCCGCTACGACGATATTGAAGCAAGGCTTGAAAATCCGCCGGAACCGGTCGTGGTCAACGATAATTTCCCTTCCGACCGTTCGCACGGATGGAAGTATATCAAGTTCGGCCCCGATGGAAAACTGTACGTGCCTGTGGGAATGCCGTGTAATATTTGTAATCCTGAAGATGAGCGCTACGGAACCATTATGCAAATGGAGCCTGACGGGAGCCAGCTCGAGATTTTCGCAAGAGGAATAAGGAACACAGTTGGTTTTGCCTGGCATCCTGAAACCGAAGAGCTATGGTTTACTGACAATGGCAGGGACTGGCTTGGGGACGATTTGCCTCCGGATGAACTGAACAGGGCACCTGAACCGGGGATGAACTTCGGTTTTCCCTACTGTCATGGAGAGGATATCCCTGACCCGGAATTCGGAGAACTGCGGAACTGTTCCGAATTCACACCGCCTGAGGTTGAACTGGGCCCTCATGTGGCTGCCCTTGGGATGACCTTTTACACAGGTACAATGTTCCCAGAAGAATACAGGAACCAGATCTTCATTGCCGAGCACGGCTCATGGAACAGGAAAATCCCTATAGGTTACCGGGTTACACTTGTCAGGCTGGAGAACGGAACTCCTGTAAGTTATGAACCCTTTGCCTACGGCTGGCTCCAGGGATTTGCAGACTGGGGGAGACCTGTGGACGTCCTTGTAATGCCTGACGGAGCTTTGCTTGTGTCAGATGATAGTAATAATGCGATCTACAGGATCAGTTACAGCTGA
- a CDS encoding substrate-binding domain-containing protein produces MNPNSSPGRRPVHLKAGSFSVAIIALLIVVIAAFAAIGMIEDSLFVFQPVEETDFTEAPDTDLSSLSELTISGSTTVKQISDLLAEAFMETHENCMVTVAGGGSGAGISSAGMGIVNIGSTSRTVTDEELLKYPDLQTHIIGWSAVIVILNGIEGNFTDKNELIKVFNDSDGKVNLVLDEKSGEIRVNQAGSSFQVFQRSDESGTEEIFASYLGLGKNLDDCGAEGRLGNKGVLAAVENTSNSIAFVDFGFAERSQKVSIAGIESYGSAEIKASNIRAALAGTAKPFPSENSTLTRPLNYLTKGKPDPLEQGFIDFARSPDAVIFFKECGYFAITEIS; encoded by the coding sequence ATGAACCCCAATAGCTCTCCCGGAAGGCGTCCTGTCCACCTGAAAGCAGGATCTTTTTCTGTAGCTATAATAGCTCTTCTGATTGTGGTTATTGCGGCATTTGCAGCCATTGGGATGATTGAAGATTCTTTATTCGTCTTTCAGCCAGTTGAGGAAACCGATTTTACGGAAGCTCCAGATACCGACCTTTCCTCCCTTTCCGAACTTACAATTTCGGGCAGTACCACGGTAAAACAGATATCGGATCTCCTGGCTGAAGCTTTCATGGAGACCCACGAAAACTGCATGGTGACCGTAGCCGGAGGAGGTTCAGGTGCAGGGATATCTTCAGCTGGCATGGGAATAGTAAATATAGGCTCGACTTCAAGAACCGTAACGGATGAAGAACTTCTGAAATATCCCGACCTCCAGACTCACATAATAGGCTGGAGTGCTGTTATAGTGATTCTGAACGGGATAGAGGGTAATTTTACTGACAAAAATGAGCTCATCAAGGTCTTTAACGATTCCGACGGCAAAGTGAATCTTGTTCTCGACGAAAAAAGCGGGGAAATCCGCGTAAACCAGGCAGGCAGCAGTTTTCAGGTTTTCCAGAGATCAGATGAAAGCGGCACCGAAGAAATCTTTGCCAGCTACCTCGGACTTGGGAAGAACCTGGACGACTGCGGGGCTGAAGGCAGGCTGGGAAATAAAGGCGTACTTGCAGCCGTTGAAAATACATCTAATTCCATTGCTTTTGTTGATTTCGGTTTTGCGGAAAGAAGCCAGAAGGTTTCCATTGCCGGAATAGAGTCTTATGGGAGTGCAGAGATAAAAGCTAGCAACATAAGGGCTGCTCTTGCGGGAACTGCAAAGCCGTTTCCATCCGAAAATTCTACCCTCACCAGACCCCTGAACTATCTTACCAAAGGTAAACCCGACCCTTTAGAGCAGGGATTTATCGATTTTGCCAGGTCTCCAGATGCCGTTATTTTTTTCAAGGAATGCGGATACTTCGCGATCACGGAAATCAGCTGA
- a CDS encoding DUF2769 domain-containing protein, which yields MKACLCKHCSAYPGGTGMFCARGGVIVGEGRKEDCLCERCELFKKFRLEGDYFCQLKEEKDISERSPVPQNICTDFQTSAGKIRVCVLDKQK from the coding sequence CTGAAAGCCTGTCTCTGCAAGCATTGTTCTGCTTATCCGGGAGGTACGGGGATGTTTTGTGCTCGAGGAGGTGTGATCGTGGGAGAGGGGAGAAAAGAAGACTGCCTCTGTGAAAGATGTGAGCTTTTTAAAAAGTTCCGGCTTGAAGGCGACTATTTCTGTCAGCTTAAAGAAGAAAAGGATATTTCTGAAAGAAGCCCGGTTCCTCAGAATATCTGTACAGACTTTCAGACAAGTGCCGGGAAAATAAGGGTCTGTGTACTGGATAAGCAGAAATAA
- a CDS encoding PAS domain-containing protein encodes MGFNQVAESDEMILDEALERQRILETVINNSPVMAFLWTTEEDWPAKYVSENVTQLGYSAEDFLTGRIMYANIVHSEDIDRVRKELTRCCEIGKDDFVNRYRVITGKGEIRWVEEKTFIQRDERGNVVNFQGIVRDVTSEIKNERALRDALESQKALMEKQKALLERQRALETVINNSSMVVFLWKAEKYWPTLYVSESVRQFGYAPEDFISGRVLYGKIIHPEDLLLVELELEENCEEGGKEFNRQYRILTQTGEVRWVEEKTFIQRNPEGQVTNFQGIVEDITGKLRT; translated from the coding sequence ATGGGATTCAATCAGGTAGCTGAAAGCGACGAAATGATTCTTGATGAAGCACTCGAAAGACAGCGAATTCTGGAGACCGTGATAAATAACAGCCCTGTAATGGCTTTTCTCTGGACAACGGAAGAGGACTGGCCTGCAAAATATGTCTCCGAAAACGTAACCCAGCTTGGGTACAGTGCAGAGGACTTCCTTACAGGCAGGATAATGTATGCGAATATCGTTCATTCGGAAGATATAGACAGGGTAAGAAAAGAACTCACCAGGTGCTGCGAAATCGGAAAAGATGATTTTGTCAATAGATACAGGGTCATTACAGGTAAGGGAGAGATCCGCTGGGTAGAAGAAAAGACCTTTATTCAGCGCGATGAGAGAGGAAACGTGGTTAATTTCCAGGGTATAGTCAGGGATGTTACTTCCGAGATAAAAAATGAAAGAGCACTGCGCGATGCCCTTGAGAGCCAGAAAGCCCTCATGGAAAAGCAAAAAGCCTTGCTTGAGCGGCAGAGAGCACTTGAGACAGTGATTAACAACAGTTCTATGGTAGTTTTTCTCTGGAAAGCAGAAAAATACTGGCCTACACTTTATGTATCAGAAAGTGTCCGGCAGTTCGGGTATGCTCCGGAAGATTTCATTTCTGGAAGAGTTCTCTATGGAAAGATCATTCATCCTGAAGACCTTCTTCTTGTGGAACTCGAACTTGAGGAAAACTGCGAAGAAGGCGGAAAAGAATTCAACCGCCAGTACCGCATCCTGACACAGACCGGAGAGGTTAGGTGGGTGGAAGAAAAAACCTTTATTCAGCGAAACCCTGAAGGGCAGGTAACCAATTTCCAGGGCATTGTCGAGGATATAACCGGAAAGCTCAGAACCTGA
- a CDS encoding MBL fold metallo-hydrolase: MEIDILGCESFGARSLACAVKTGEKKILIDPGVALARLRYGLLPHPLEVAAALRIRKKILAEFKGTTDIVISHYHGDHMPMKAEDPYQLPVEALPPLKGVRFWCKGPGRISGLSARRREEFSRFLGYSLPASEGISSNGISFSAPVPHGTRDKGFGTVMMSRISEGDEVFVHSSDIQLLDREAVLEILAWKPTVVFASGPPLYLSHHVPEASKDAFENALLLAENVDTLILDHHLLRSLEGYRWLKELAGKVENTVLCAAEYMKKKPELLEAQRKILYEKLPVPPGWHEAYAKGEIGLDEYLL, translated from the coding sequence ATGGAAATTGATATACTGGGGTGCGAGTCCTTTGGAGCGAGGTCTCTTGCCTGCGCTGTAAAAACCGGAGAGAAAAAAATTCTGATCGATCCGGGAGTTGCCCTTGCTCGCCTGCGTTACGGTTTGCTTCCGCATCCTTTAGAGGTTGCAGCCGCTCTCAGGATCAGGAAGAAAATTCTTGCTGAATTTAAAGGCACAACAGACATAGTAATCAGCCACTACCATGGGGACCACATGCCCATGAAAGCCGAAGACCCTTATCAATTGCCAGTAGAAGCTCTTCCTCCTCTGAAGGGGGTCAGGTTCTGGTGCAAAGGTCCGGGAAGAATTTCAGGATTATCCGCACGCAGGAGAGAAGAGTTTTCTCGTTTTTTGGGGTATTCTCTTCCTGCTTCCGAAGGCATTAGTTCAAACGGCATAAGTTTTTCGGCTCCTGTTCCGCATGGGACGAGAGATAAAGGGTTTGGCACGGTAATGATGTCTCGGATCTCTGAAGGAGATGAGGTATTTGTCCACAGTTCTGACATCCAGCTTCTGGACAGGGAAGCTGTTCTGGAGATACTTGCCTGGAAGCCTACAGTCGTTTTTGCTTCAGGGCCCCCGCTCTATCTCTCCCACCATGTTCCCGAAGCTTCAAAAGATGCTTTCGAAAATGCTCTTCTCCTTGCCGAAAATGTTGATACCCTTATCCTGGACCATCACCTCCTCAGGTCTCTTGAAGGCTACAGGTGGTTAAAGGAGCTTGCAGGAAAGGTTGAAAATACAGTCCTGTGCGCTGCAGAATACATGAAGAAAAAGCCGGAACTGCTTGAGGCGCAGAGAAAAATTCTGTATGAAAAACTGCCTGTTCCCCCAGGCTGGCACGAAGCTTATGCAAAGGGTGAAATCGGGCTCGATGAGTATCTTCTATAG
- the dinB gene encoding DNA polymerase IV has translation MMLAPYPKKNTSERRIIFHADMDSFFASVEIREKPELKGLPLIVGSDPQEGSGRGVVSTCSYEARKYGVHSAMPISQAYRLCPHAVFLPVNMKLYAGVSAGVMELLRGFADKFQQVSVDEAYLIPGPEIRNFEEAALYALRIKDEVKRQQRITCSVGVGPNKLVSKIASGFQKPDGLTVVRPEDVREFLFPLPVSKIPGVGEKTEEILNEMGIHRVEELANCDIQLLSERFGKMGFRLKQLANGLDFEEVVEKESIKSISRHGTFAEDTSDPVKISGSLDLLIESVHSSLLKHSFLFKTITLTVRFEDFSTYTRSKTLPIWTSDIFVIKRTAMQLLSEFIGRRKFRLVGVEVTKLRERDERQTLITDFP, from the coding sequence TTGATGCTTGCCCCCTATCCTAAAAAGAACACCTCTGAAAGGCGAATTATCTTCCATGCAGATATGGACAGCTTTTTTGCATCCGTCGAGATCAGGGAGAAGCCGGAACTGAAAGGGTTGCCTTTAATTGTGGGCTCTGATCCCCAAGAAGGTTCAGGAAGAGGAGTTGTAAGTACCTGTTCATACGAGGCAAGAAAATATGGAGTCCACTCGGCAATGCCGATTTCGCAGGCTTACAGGCTCTGTCCTCATGCCGTATTTTTGCCTGTGAACATGAAGCTCTATGCAGGAGTTTCGGCAGGTGTAATGGAGCTTTTGCGGGGGTTTGCAGATAAGTTCCAGCAGGTGAGTGTGGATGAAGCCTATCTTATACCAGGGCCTGAGATCAGGAATTTTGAAGAAGCTGCCCTCTATGCTCTCAGGATCAAGGATGAGGTAAAGAGGCAGCAGAGAATCACCTGCTCCGTGGGGGTTGGACCGAACAAGCTTGTATCAAAAATTGCTTCAGGCTTTCAGAAACCTGACGGGCTCACTGTTGTCAGGCCTGAAGATGTTCGGGAATTTCTCTTTCCGCTTCCGGTCTCTAAAATTCCCGGAGTAGGAGAAAAGACAGAGGAAATCCTTAACGAAATGGGGATACACAGGGTAGAAGAGCTTGCAAACTGTGATATCCAGTTACTTTCGGAAAGGTTTGGAAAAATGGGGTTCAGGCTGAAACAGCTGGCAAATGGGCTCGACTTTGAAGAGGTCGTAGAAAAAGAAAGCATAAAATCAATAAGCAGACATGGAACTTTTGCAGAAGATACAAGTGACCCTGTGAAGATCTCCGGGTCTCTGGATCTCCTTATAGAAAGTGTACACAGCTCTCTCCTGAAGCACAGTTTCCTTTTTAAAACCATAACCCTTACAGTCCGGTTTGAGGATTTTTCCACCTATACCCGATCAAAGACTCTTCCTATCTGGACTTCGGACATCTTTGTAATCAAAAGGACAGCGATGCAGCTTTTATCGGAATTCATAGGCAGGCGAAAGTTCAGGCTTGTAGGCGTAGAGGTTACGAAACTCAGGGAAAGAGATGAAAGGCAGACTTTGATTACGGATTTTCCTTAA